The following proteins are encoded in a genomic region of Mahella australiensis 50-1 BON:
- the istB gene encoding IS21-like element helper ATPase IstB, translating to MSEINPKKELIRLYAKQLRLPTIAKYEPIMRHATEDGMGYEDFLCELLANEVATRQENQLKRRIKAAGFPLAKSLDEFDFKALEHVEEALVWQLATGDFVANRENVIMIGNPGTGKTHLAIGLGMRICKAGYKVRFYTAAQLANELAEAQEYHRLSKIEKQLSKIDLLILDELSYLSFNKHHSELLFQVLSERSERASVMITTNLEFSRWVEFFQDTVLTAALVDRLTFRAHILNMNGTSYRFKQQAAAQRG from the coding sequence ATGAGTGAGATAAATCCCAAAAAGGAACTTATACGCCTATATGCCAAGCAGCTTCGCCTGCCTACCATAGCCAAATACGAACCGATTATGCGTCACGCCACAGAGGACGGCATGGGCTATGAGGATTTCTTATGCGAGTTATTGGCCAACGAGGTGGCTACACGACAGGAAAATCAGCTAAAGCGCAGGATTAAAGCAGCAGGCTTTCCACTCGCTAAATCGCTGGATGAGTTTGATTTCAAAGCGTTGGAGCATGTCGAAGAAGCACTGGTCTGGCAGCTGGCTACAGGTGATTTTGTAGCAAATCGGGAGAATGTCATCATGATAGGCAACCCGGGTACCGGCAAAACCCACTTGGCCATCGGCTTAGGCATGAGAATATGCAAAGCCGGATACAAGGTGAGATTTTACACAGCGGCCCAGTTGGCTAACGAGCTGGCCGAAGCTCAGGAGTACCATCGCTTGAGCAAGATAGAGAAGCAACTGTCTAAAATTGATCTTCTCATACTTGACGAGCTTTCCTACCTGAGCTTCAATAAGCACCATTCGGAGCTTTTGTTTCAGGTTTTATCCGAACGCTCAGAGAGAGCCAGCGTAATGATAACCACTAACTTAGAGTTCTCCCGTTGGGTAGAATTTTTTCAAGATACCGTACTGACAGCAGCGCTGGTAGACCGCTTAACCTTTAGGGCTCACATACTCAATATGAACGGTACATCATACCGGTTCAAGCAGCAAGCAGCAGCCCAGCGAGGATAG